From a single Candidatus Izimaplasma bacterium HR1 genomic region:
- the etfB gene encoding Electron transfer flavoprotein subunit beta: MKIVSCIKQVYDLDIVLENDWVVDESCKSVDIHYANRIMNSYDEASLEMMLQLKDKYLNIMTQALTIGNKSTESILKKALAIGVDEVIRIDIDINKINNPNDNATLIYESVKEDESIDIIFCGKQSDINNYGQTGQILAEKLHWSCFTNVFEIEYIDNQFHISRLLKSGIERIITKAPFVITSIPSADKFLRMATLRDMMRANKETIKIKEYESLLTELENRYNFEKITIEKPVKKCIYLEDEIDSKVETQLDELITKYREIGDSK; the protein is encoded by the coding sequence ATGAAAATTGTTAGTTGTATAAAACAAGTATATGATCTTGATATAGTTTTAGAAAATGATTGGGTAGTGGATGAATCATGCAAAAGCGTGGATATCCACTACGCCAATAGAATTATGAATTCATACGATGAAGCAAGTTTAGAAATGATGTTGCAGCTGAAAGATAAATATTTAAATATCATGACTCAGGCATTAACTATTGGTAATAAATCTACTGAATCAATTCTTAAAAAAGCACTAGCAATTGGTGTTGATGAAGTTATAAGAATTGATATTGATATCAACAAGATAAATAATCCAAATGATAATGCTACACTCATTTATGAATCAGTAAAAGAAGATGAATCGATAGATATAATATTTTGTGGTAAACAATCAGATATTAACAACTATGGACAAACAGGCCAAATACTAGCTGAAAAGCTACATTGGTCTTGTTTTACTAATGTCTTTGAAATTGAATATATTGATAATCAATTTCATATTTCAAGACTACTTAAAAGTGGTATTGAAAGAATTATAACTAAAGCTCCATTTGTAATTACATCGATCCCTTCAGCTGATAAGTTCTTAAGAATGGCAACACTTAGAGATATGATGAGAGCTAACAAAGAAACTATTAAAATTAAAGAATATGAATCATTATTAACTGAATTAGAAAACCGATATAATTTTGAAAAAATCACAATTGAAAAACCTGTAAAGAAATGTATTTACCTAGAAGATGAAATAGATAGTAAAGTTGAAACACAATTAGACGAACTAATCACTAAATACCGAGAGATAGGTGATAGCAAATGA
- the etfA gene encoding Electron transfer flavoprotein subunit alpha: MKFTILGKLINSKLSEETIDIVNKLLKLENKNLQIELLFVDENTYIDMIMLPKEITIKVYNNIIGDNEKEKYVKLVDHYSNNHSIGNLILALGNLDEELVPLLGERLKLASFIDCVGLEYSESKNELSLLKPEYSGNVISHYTLKDCSVLSFRYQKLKLLNFGNVIPVKVEYVNYKIHVKDKYISKEYLESQNTNLEDADFVIVCGFGVGNKENVTEIINYGKKIGATVCGTKKIIDSGWLPMNLMIGQTGHIISPSLCITIGVSGAAPLLNGIIGSKKIIAINNDKNARIFSYADYGIIGDYKKIIAKGLNINESN, translated from the coding sequence ATGAAATTCACTATCTTAGGAAAATTAATTAATTCAAAACTATCAGAAGAAACAATTGATATAGTTAACAAACTACTTAAATTAGAGAATAAGAATCTACAAATAGAACTACTATTTGTAGATGAAAATACATATATAGATATGATTATGTTACCTAAAGAAATCACAATAAAAGTCTATAATAATATTATAGGAGATAATGAAAAAGAGAAGTATGTAAAATTGGTTGACCATTACTCAAATAACCATAGCATTGGGAACTTGATTTTGGCACTAGGAAACCTAGATGAGGAATTAGTTCCATTACTCGGAGAACGATTAAAACTTGCTAGTTTTATCGATTGTGTGGGATTAGAGTATTCGGAAAGTAAAAATGAATTGTCATTATTAAAACCAGAGTATAGTGGAAATGTAATTTCTCATTATACTTTGAAAGATTGTTCAGTTCTTAGTTTTAGATATCAAAAGCTAAAATTATTAAATTTTGGAAATGTAATTCCTGTAAAAGTTGAATATGTTAATTACAAAATTCATGTTAAAGATAAATATATAAGTAAAGAGTATTTAGAATCACAAAACACAAATCTAGAAGATGCTGATTTTGTTATTGTTTGCGGTTTTGGTGTTGGTAATAAAGAAAACGTTACTGAAATAATCAATTATGGTAAGAAGATTGGAGCTACAGTTTGTGGTACTAAAAAAATCATTGATTCAGGGTGGTTACCTATGAACCTAATGATTGGCCAAACAGGGCATATCATCTCGCCAAGCCTTTGTATAACAATTGGTGTATCGGGCGCAGCTCCATTACTGAATGGAATTATTGGGTCTAAAAAGATAATTGCCATAAACAATGATAAAAATGCTAGAATATTTAGTTATGCTGATTATGGTATTATTGGAGATTATAAGAAAATTATCGCAAAGGGGTTGAATATTAATGAGAGTAATTAA
- the cph2_3 gene encoding Phytochrome-like protein cph2, producing the protein MKKLHKSILAKVIIIGLIMYLIFEMILFSLTSFNRQSSINVLYQKSYTVQTQIENIFQSTITISDGYLSYMTSNLDASKEDSETFLDHILSYDDHYVKNIAMIEGTTIIYNYPHEENQSTIGIDLSTIEGQREDILFVKNNLEPLFVGPVDLVQGGKAFILRIPILDGDQYWGQLATVIDADLFIQTIENEVDINNVNMRIFYDDSDTDILLTGDIIEDNSVSTIYSNKYITWNLEVSADSAPSNITTDWIARIASIFVIIIISYFYYRSLLLNKKILHNAKHDSLTGDYNRAKFISDYNDNLFKGMLIAFTDVNKFKILNDTLGHSFGDWCLIQLSGKFNALENVRPYRISGDEFILVSTKPMSLNEFKKLMPSTVFSFYNEELKQEVDIEISLGVLETLIDTINLESILMYLDYAMYDAKKENKGLTIVNKELMDTYDETKIIEQQLIEDVRKNKLIPYYQPIINLETGKLDGFEVLSRWLYNDEIRSAAMFISVIKKVKYVDLLDRNLFDKLQDEYSELILECEQIKDMTFAINLSAETLMIFEKSNKRFDDFVKNRVIPIEKSIFEISEDINLGVISIETLRYIQSKGFAISVDDFGAGVSKLSDVLSGELKTIKTDKSLLPSKKANDKKIAGFYTIIKAIRASGSTICVEGVETVSQLEMSADAGCRLAQGYLFSKPIPKDQVVEYIKNFDYSKYQK; encoded by the coding sequence ATGAAAAAACTACATAAAAGTATTCTTGCAAAAGTAATAATAATTGGACTCATCATGTATCTTATATTTGAGATGATTCTCTTTAGTTTAACTTCATTTAATCGCCAAAGTTCAATCAATGTTCTTTACCAAAAATCTTATACTGTTCAAACCCAAATAGAGAATATCTTTCAAAGCACAATAACTATATCTGATGGTTACTTGTCTTATATGACTAGTAATCTCGACGCTTCTAAAGAAGACTCAGAGACATTTTTAGATCATATCCTTTCTTATGATGATCATTATGTTAAGAATATTGCGATGATTGAAGGTACGACAATTATATATAACTATCCCCATGAAGAAAACCAATCAACAATCGGGATTGATTTAAGTACTATTGAAGGACAAAGAGAGGATATCCTCTTTGTTAAAAATAATTTAGAACCATTATTTGTAGGTCCTGTTGATTTAGTCCAAGGTGGGAAAGCCTTTATCTTACGAATACCAATATTGGACGGAGACCAATATTGGGGACAACTAGCAACAGTTATTGATGCTGATTTATTTATTCAAACAATAGAGAATGAAGTAGATATAAACAATGTTAATATGAGAATCTTTTATGATGATTCGGATACTGACATCCTCTTAACTGGAGACATAATAGAAGATAACTCCGTCTCAACAATATACAGTAATAAATATATCACTTGGAATTTAGAAGTTTCAGCAGATAGTGCACCATCTAATATAACAACAGATTGGATAGCTAGAATTGCAAGTATCTTCGTAATTATCATAATTAGTTACTTCTACTACCGTAGTCTCTTATTAAATAAGAAGATACTACATAACGCAAAACATGATTCCTTAACTGGAGATTATAATAGAGCTAAGTTTATTAGCGACTACAATGATAACCTGTTTAAAGGTATGTTAATTGCCTTTACCGATGTTAATAAGTTTAAAATCTTAAATGATACCTTAGGTCATTCATTTGGTGACTGGTGTTTAATCCAACTATCTGGAAAGTTTAATGCTTTAGAAAATGTAAGACCATACCGTATTAGTGGTGACGAGTTCATTTTAGTTTCGACTAAGCCCATGAGTCTTAACGAGTTCAAAAAATTAATGCCTTCAACCGTTTTTAGTTTCTATAATGAAGAGTTAAAACAAGAAGTTGATATTGAAATATCACTTGGTGTTCTCGAAACTCTAATTGATACAATCAATTTAGAATCAATTCTGATGTACTTAGATTATGCGATGTATGATGCTAAAAAAGAAAACAAAGGATTAACTATTGTAAACAAAGAATTAATGGATACTTATGATGAAACTAAAATCATAGAGCAACAACTAATTGAAGATGTAAGAAAAAACAAACTAATACCATATTACCAACCAATTATTAACTTAGAAACAGGTAAACTAGATGGATTTGAAGTATTATCAAGATGGCTTTATAATGATGAAATACGTTCTGCTGCTATGTTTATTAGTGTTATAAAGAAAGTAAAATATGTTGATCTTTTAGATCGAAACCTATTTGATAAACTGCAAGATGAGTATTCCGAACTAATCTTAGAATGTGAGCAAATAAAAGATATGACATTTGCAATCAACTTATCTGCAGAAACACTAATGATTTTTGAGAAAAGTAATAAGCGATTTGATGATTTTGTTAAAAACAGAGTTATCCCAATCGAAAAATCTATCTTCGAGATTTCTGAAGATATAAATCTAGGGGTTATATCTATTGAAACTTTACGATATATTCAATCCAAAGGATTTGCAATATCAGTTGATGATTTTGGAGCTGGTGTTTCCAAACTATCAGATGTATTATCTGGTGAACTGAAGACAATTAAAACCGATAAATCATTACTACCTTCAAAAAAAGCAAACGATAAAAAAATTGCTGGATTCTATACTATTATAAAAGCGATTAGAGCTTCAGGTAGTACCATTTGTGTAGAGGGTGTCGAAACCGTTTCGCAATTAGAAATGTCTGCTGATGCTGGTTGTAGATTAGCTCAAGGATATCTATTCAGTAAACCAATCCCAAAAGATCAAGTTGTTGAATACATTAAAAACTTTGATTACTCAAAATATCAAAAATAG
- the alkH gene encoding Aldehyde dehydrogenase, whose protein sequence is MNIKQIVKNSRTYFKSHETLEYKFRKENLNKLRLAINKYEPQLLESLKLDLGKNEHESYMTEIGVVLKELTYNEKRLKKLMKPKRVRTAVTDFPGSSFRYAEPFGVVLIISPWNYPVNLTLSPLIGALTAGNTAIIKPSEFSINTSKVIEEMILDTFEEKYVKVIQGGVETNQELLDQKFDYIFFTGSTNVGKIVMEKASKHLTPISLELGGKSPVIVDKNVNIQVAAKRITFGKYLNSGQTCIAPDYLYVHKDIKEEFISEMNKNIIEFYGEKPLESSIYGSIINQRHFNRLKNYLNDGTSIVGGTIDEENLRIAPTLLDSVEMSSLVMKEEIFGPILPIISYTEIDEVIDFIGSRPKPLALYLFTENAHIEKRVLSECQFGGGCINDTVMHIASEYLPFGGVGESGMGSYHGAKSFETFSHYKSILKKRTWFDLPVRYAPYSPVKKKLIKRFLK, encoded by the coding sequence ATGAATATAAAACAGATAGTAAAGAACAGTAGAACTTACTTCAAAAGTCATGAGACTTTAGAATATAAGTTTCGTAAAGAAAACTTAAATAAATTGCGTTTAGCAATTAATAAATATGAACCACAGTTATTAGAATCATTAAAACTAGATTTAGGTAAGAACGAACACGAAAGCTATATGACAGAAATTGGAGTTGTTTTAAAAGAGTTAACTTATAATGAGAAACGTCTTAAAAAACTAATGAAACCTAAACGAGTTAGAACAGCGGTTACTGATTTTCCAGGTAGTAGTTTTAGATATGCTGAACCATTTGGTGTCGTCTTAATTATTAGTCCATGGAACTATCCAGTTAATCTAACATTAAGTCCATTAATTGGTGCTTTAACTGCAGGTAATACAGCGATTATTAAACCAAGTGAATTTAGTATTAATACTTCTAAAGTTATTGAAGAAATGATTTTAGATACTTTTGAAGAAAAGTATGTAAAAGTCATTCAAGGTGGCGTTGAAACAAACCAGGAATTACTTGATCAGAAATTCGATTATATCTTTTTTACAGGTAGTACTAATGTTGGAAAGATTGTTATGGAAAAAGCTAGCAAACATCTAACTCCAATTAGTTTAGAACTTGGTGGAAAAAGTCCAGTTATTGTTGATAAGAATGTTAATATTCAAGTCGCAGCTAAAAGGATTACTTTTGGAAAGTACTTAAACTCAGGACAAACATGTATTGCTCCTGATTACTTATATGTCCATAAAGATATCAAAGAAGAGTTTATTTCTGAAATGAACAAGAATATTATTGAATTCTACGGGGAGAAACCCCTAGAATCTTCAATTTATGGTTCAATTATTAATCAAAGACATTTTAATAGACTAAAAAATTACTTAAATGATGGAACAAGTATTGTTGGGGGAACGATTGATGAAGAGAATTTACGAATCGCGCCAACTTTATTAGATTCTGTTGAAATGAGTAGTCTTGTGATGAAAGAAGAAATCTTTGGACCGATCTTACCAATTATTTCTTATACTGAAATTGATGAAGTTATCGACTTCATCGGTTCCCGTCCAAAACCGCTTGCCCTATATCTTTTTACAGAGAACGCACACATTGAAAAACGTGTCCTTAGTGAATGTCAATTTGGTGGGGGATGCATCAATGATACAGTTATGCATATCGCTAGTGAATATCTACCTTTTGGTGGTGTTGGTGAAAGTGGTATGGGTTCATACCACGGAGCAAAAAGCTTTGAAACATTTTCACATTATAAAAGCATTTTAAAGAAAAGAACATGGTTTGATTTACCAGTGAGGTATGCACCTTATTCTCCTGTGAAGAAGAAACTAATAAAAAGATTCTTAAAGTAA
- a CDS encoding putative FAD-linked oxidoreductase yields the protein MRVINDIKPGCDYLKDESQLIGNADKIYFCHNTNEIEEVLSNCYKNNTPITIQGALTGICGGAVPLNGVVINLSEMNNILGMNYNTELEKYIIKVQSGLLLKDLNHFLKSKKIDISNFDEESIKGYNKFIKDSSFMFPTDPTETLASIGGMVACDASGACSYKYGSIRKYIQGLTLVTPTMKLNIERGKYKYSDLEHILKLDGSSLPKWQAQNQDIKDVAGLYYDDNMDLIDLIIGGEGIFGVITEIELILIEEPKVQAGVMLFLNEENELAKFVDKLRNNESKLFNSGIAAIEYFDSNSLKLLNRFREVNQALKKLPIIQDEFYGSLYLEFHLDSSDELDELLMDILEDMNEYGINEKHQWLGIESSDFEKLKLFRHAVPECVNILIASNKQIDSRLNKLGTDMSVPNDQLLNTLLMYQKDIEELDVSSVIFGHIGDNHLHVNLLPNTYRKLVDSKKVIINWANYITSCGGSVTAEHGIGKLKKELLKLMLKEEDINSMRKIKGIIEPKGLLNQGTLLD from the coding sequence ATGAGAGTAATTAATGATATTAAACCGGGTTGCGATTATCTAAAAGATGAATCGCAACTAATTGGTAATGCTGATAAGATTTATTTTTGTCATAATACAAATGAAATAGAAGAAGTTTTGAGTAACTGTTACAAGAACAACACACCAATTACTATTCAAGGTGCTCTTACTGGTATTTGTGGTGGAGCGGTACCGTTAAATGGTGTTGTAATAAACTTATCAGAAATGAACAATATATTAGGAATGAACTATAATACAGAGTTAGAAAAGTATATTATTAAAGTTCAATCAGGATTACTACTTAAAGATCTTAATCATTTTCTGAAATCAAAGAAGATAGATATTAGTAATTTTGATGAGGAATCTATAAAGGGATATAATAAATTCATCAAAGATAGTTCATTTATGTTTCCTACAGATCCAACCGAAACCTTAGCTTCAATTGGTGGTATGGTGGCATGTGACGCATCAGGTGCTTGTTCTTATAAATATGGTTCTATAAGAAAGTACATTCAAGGATTAACTTTAGTTACTCCTACAATGAAGTTGAACATTGAAAGAGGAAAATATAAATACAGTGATTTAGAACATATATTGAAGTTAGATGGTTCATCTCTACCGAAATGGCAAGCACAGAATCAAGATATTAAAGATGTCGCAGGGTTATACTATGATGATAATATGGATTTAATCGATCTTATCATTGGTGGTGAAGGTATTTTCGGGGTTATTACAGAAATAGAATTAATACTAATAGAAGAACCGAAAGTACAGGCAGGAGTAATGTTATTCCTAAATGAGGAGAATGAGCTTGCAAAGTTTGTTGATAAACTAAGAAACAATGAATCAAAGTTATTTAATAGCGGTATTGCCGCTATAGAATACTTTGATAGTAATAGTTTGAAACTACTTAATAGATTTAGAGAAGTGAATCAAGCTTTAAAAAAACTACCGATTATCCAAGATGAATTTTATGGTAGTTTGTACTTAGAATTTCATCTAGATTCGAGTGATGAACTTGATGAATTACTAATGGATATTTTAGAAGATATGAATGAGTATGGTATTAATGAAAAACATCAATGGTTAGGGATAGAATCTTCTGACTTTGAAAAACTGAAATTATTTAGACACGCTGTACCGGAATGTGTTAATATTTTAATAGCGAGCAATAAACAGATCGATAGTCGTTTAAACAAGTTAGGAACTGATATGTCTGTTCCTAACGATCAATTATTAAACACATTACTTATGTATCAAAAAGATATTGAAGAACTTGATGTTTCAAGTGTAATATTTGGCCATATAGGAGATAATCATCTTCATGTTAATTTACTACCTAACACTTATCGAAAACTCGTAGATTCAAAAAAAGTTATTATTAACTGGGCAAACTATATAACTAGTTGTGGTGGTAGTGTTACTGCGGAACATGGTATAGGTAAATTAAAAAAAGAATTACTTAAATTGATGTTAAAAGAAGAAGATATTAATTCAATGAGAAAAATCAAAGGTATAATTGAACCTAAAGGTTTACTTAATCAAGGGACTTTACTTGATTAA
- a CDS encoding putative FAD-linked oxidoreductase: MDKGSIINYFEEVLGKDRVIQNEEILQEYATDITGLRMVQKVFGWKSENLAQCILKIHNKEEAMKIMEFINENDIISIPRTGGSGVCLGLETPKHSVVVDLSEMNKIIEINEENFTVTVESGVPLQVLEDTLTAKGYTTGHYPQSLPLAQMGGLVATRSIGQFSTLYGGIEDMLVGIEGVLPNGELTHIKNNPRKSTGPDLRHIWLGSEGAFGVITEVTVKIFKMPAERVMQAFTINSFQTGLDIIRELLQDGWKPAVTRLHDYTEAKESYGPFVQEGESVLLFISEGPKGFAELEGNKVKEVCLRENARQLGSKPLELWLAHRNDICDHLDVYAKQGAVADTCEISAMWSDIGKIYEEVIERAKNEVPHLVQMSGHSSHSYQQGTNVYFMFGAMCAPTVEAAQKTYDQLFGIVLETTLKYNGSICHHHGVGRYRTKWMKQELGSSFTMLEKLKKAFDPKGIMNQGVLLPQD; encoded by the coding sequence ATGGATAAAGGTTCAATAATTAATTATTTTGAAGAAGTATTAGGAAAAGATAGAGTAATTCAAAACGAAGAGATCTTACAAGAGTATGCAACAGATATTACTGGTTTAAGAATGGTTCAAAAAGTATTTGGTTGGAAATCAGAAAATCTAGCGCAATGTATTTTAAAGATTCATAATAAAGAAGAAGCAATGAAAATCATGGAATTCATCAATGAAAATGATATTATAAGTATTCCAAGAACCGGAGGTTCTGGTGTATGTTTAGGTTTAGAAACACCTAAACATAGTGTTGTTGTTGATTTAAGTGAAATGAATAAAATTATTGAAATAAATGAAGAAAACTTTACAGTTACAGTTGAATCAGGAGTACCTTTACAAGTATTAGAAGACACTTTAACTGCAAAAGGATATACAACAGGACATTATCCACAATCATTACCATTAGCGCAAATGGGTGGTTTAGTAGCTACTAGAAGTATTGGACAATTCTCAACATTGTATGGTGGGATTGAAGATATGCTTGTTGGGATTGAAGGAGTATTACCTAACGGTGAATTAACTCATATTAAAAATAATCCTCGTAAATCAACAGGTCCAGATTTAAGACATATCTGGCTTGGGTCTGAAGGTGCGTTTGGAGTTATTACTGAAGTAACTGTTAAAATATTTAAAATGCCAGCTGAAAGAGTAATGCAAGCATTCACTATTAATAGTTTCCAAACAGGTTTAGACATTATAAGAGAATTACTACAAGATGGTTGGAAACCAGCTGTAACTAGACTTCATGATTATACAGAAGCTAAAGAAAGCTACGGTCCATTCGTTCAAGAAGGAGAAAGTGTATTACTATTTATCTCTGAAGGTCCAAAAGGATTTGCTGAATTAGAAGGAAACAAAGTTAAAGAAGTATGCTTAAGAGAAAATGCTCGTCAACTAGGTAGTAAACCATTAGAGTTATGGTTAGCTCATAGAAATGATATTTGTGATCACTTAGATGTTTATGCAAAACAAGGTGCAGTTGCTGATACTTGTGAAATTTCTGCAATGTGGTCTGATATTGGGAAGATTTACGAAGAAGTAATTGAAAGAGCTAAAAATGAAGTACCACATTTAGTACAAATGTCAGGTCATTCATCTCATAGTTACCAACAAGGTACCAACGTTTATTTCATGTTTGGAGCAATGTGTGCACCAACTGTTGAAGCAGCACAAAAAACATATGACCAGTTATTTGGAATAGTCTTAGAAACGACTCTAAAATACAATGGTTCAATCTGTCATCACCACGGGGTTGGACGTTATAGAACTAAATGGATGAAACAAGAGTTAGGTTCATCATTTACAATGTTAGAAAAACTTAAAAAAGCATTCGATCCTAAAGGTATTATGAATCAAGGAGTTTTACTTCCTCAAGATTAA
- the gltD_4 gene encoding Glutamate synthase [NADPH] small chain: MKIKNFDVVVIGGGPAGLAAALEAKNEGVKDIMIIERDTSLGGILQQCIHDGFGLHRFGKQLSGCEYADNFIQEVEKTDIVIAYDTIVLEITKDKSVYAMNEIEGMMEIKAKTIILAMGCRERTRHQVFLWGTRPSGVLTAGTVQRFINIEGYLPGKKAVILGSGDIGLIMARRMTLEGIDVKGVYELMSSPGGLTRNIAQCLVDYDIPLHLSTTVINIHGNTKLEGVTVAKVDENRNVIKGTEEYIECDLLVLAVGLIPENELSTQIDIEIDPRTKGPVVDDQFMTSVDGVFAAGNVVTVFDLVDFVSLTGEIAGRGAAKYIRNELATSKEYIELNAGENVSFVVPQRVNKANLDDSLSIYFRVKNKQEKVQVSGVVNNEVIHKKRHRVVLPPEMIVEKIKTEQLINNTPILVHVNEV; the protein is encoded by the coding sequence ATGAAAATTAAAAATTTCGATGTCGTCGTTATTGGTGGTGGTCCTGCTGGATTAGCAGCAGCACTAGAAGCTAAAAACGAAGGCGTAAAAGATATTATGATAATCGAGAGAGATACCTCTTTAGGTGGAATCCTCCAACAGTGTATCCATGATGGTTTTGGATTACACCGATTTGGAAAACAATTGTCAGGTTGTGAATATGCCGATAACTTTATTCAAGAAGTAGAAAAGACAGATATTGTCATTGCTTACGACACAATTGTTTTAGAAATCACAAAAGATAAAAGTGTTTACGCTATGAATGAAATAGAAGGTATGATGGAAATTAAAGCTAAGACAATTATCTTAGCGATGGGTTGTAGAGAAAGAACAAGACATCAAGTATTCTTATGGGGGACAAGACCAAGTGGAGTTTTAACTGCTGGTACTGTTCAAAGATTTATCAATATTGAAGGATATTTACCAGGTAAAAAAGCAGTTATACTTGGTAGTGGTGATATTGGTTTAATCATGGCTAGAAGAATGACTTTAGAAGGTATAGATGTAAAAGGTGTTTATGAATTAATGTCTTCCCCAGGAGGATTAACAAGGAATATCGCACAATGCTTAGTTGATTATGATATACCACTTCATCTTTCAACGACAGTAATTAACATTCATGGTAATACCAAACTTGAAGGTGTTACCGTTGCTAAAGTAGATGAAAATAGAAATGTCATTAAAGGAACTGAAGAATATATCGAATGTGATCTATTAGTTCTAGCAGTTGGATTAATTCCTGAAAATGAATTATCAACCCAAATTGATATTGAAATTGATCCCCGTACTAAAGGACCAGTTGTTGATGATCAATTTATGACTTCAGTTGATGGTGTCTTTGCTGCTGGTAATGTCGTTACAGTATTTGATCTTGTTGATTTTGTTTCTCTTACTGGTGAAATAGCAGGTAGAGGGGCAGCTAAATATATTCGTAATGAATTAGCTACAAGCAAAGAATATATTGAATTAAACGCCGGAGAAAATGTTAGCTTTGTTGTACCACAAAGAGTAAACAAAGCAAACCTAGATGATTCATTATCAATTTATTTTAGAGTTAAAAACAAACAAGAAAAAGTTCAAGTTTCCGGAGTAGTAAACAACGAAGTTATTCATAAGAAAAGACATCGTGTTGTCTTACCTCCAGAAATGATTGTTGAGAAAATTAAAACTGAACAACTAATCAACAACACACCAATTCTTGTTCATGTAAACGAGGTGTAA
- the yvoA_3 gene encoding HTH-type transcriptional repressor YvoA, protein MNIKPAKPAYIQIKNDIIKKIRTGNWQENQKIPSELKLMETYNVGRGTIRDAMKLIIDEGYVYIKKGVGTFVTQNEVGVSLEPFVSLTYFIKMRGLKIESKLLEQKEFIVDKECAEETGLELGSKALLVTRLRILEGKPLAIEMFRFSSVALEIFADYDFTQPISHYMFDVKKIGVSKMNMDFVIKPADAKIAKVLKLKQNEKMIESSRTVFVAPDNDLYYYLTFYCAEKLSYIGTEKFI, encoded by the coding sequence ATGAATATTAAACCAGCAAAACCAGCTTATATTCAAATTAAAAATGACATTATTAAAAAGATAAGAACTGGTAATTGGCAAGAAAATCAAAAGATTCCATCAGAGTTAAAACTTATGGAAACATATAATGTTGGTCGCGGAACAATTAGAGATGCGATGAAGTTAATTATTGATGAAGGATATGTTTATATCAAAAAAGGTGTTGGGACTTTTGTTACCCAAAATGAAGTAGGAGTATCACTTGAACCTTTTGTTAGTTTAACTTACTTCATTAAAATGAGAGGTTTAAAAATTGAGAGTAAACTTTTAGAACAAAAAGAGTTTATAGTAGATAAAGAATGTGCAGAAGAAACAGGTTTAGAACTTGGTTCTAAAGCTCTACTTGTGACTAGACTAAGAATTTTAGAAGGTAAACCATTAGCTATCGAGATGTTTAGATTTTCATCAGTAGCATTAGAGATATTCGCTGATTATGATTTTACTCAACCAATCTCTCATTATATGTTTGATGTTAAAAAAATCGGGGTATCGAAAATGAATATGGACTTTGTGATTAAACCTGCAGATGCAAAAATTGCTAAAGTATTAAAACTAAAGCAAAATGAAAAAATGATTGAATCTAGTAGAACCGTATTTGTAGCACCTGATAATGATTTATATTACTACTTAACATTTTATTGTGCTGAAAAACTAAGTTACATCGGAACTGAGAAGTTCATCTAA